In Variovorax paradoxus, a single genomic region encodes these proteins:
- a CDS encoding lysophospholipid acyltransferase family protein, whose translation MAFFRSVLHALWMLVTVIPWGIIMCVSSLWKRGIPLYWMAERWLGWAIGGARVLLGIKTRVTGMENLPTDKLAGAILLVKHQSTLETFLMPTLMPHPLAYVFKKELIYIPFFGWAMARLDMIHIDRSQRAQAFNKVVNQGRKLLAQGIWIIMFPEGTRIPRGQKGTYKSGGTRLACETGVPVIPIAVTSAKVWPRKAFIKRPGVVDVSIGPAISSVGRKPDELMREVEAWIEAEMRRLDPEAYRDSPPQLQQEATS comes from the coding sequence ATGGCGTTTTTCCGTTCCGTTCTCCACGCGCTGTGGATGCTCGTCACCGTGATTCCCTGGGGCATCATCATGTGCGTCAGCTCGCTCTGGAAGCGCGGCATTCCGCTCTACTGGATGGCGGAGCGCTGGCTCGGCTGGGCCATTGGCGGCGCGCGCGTGCTGCTGGGCATCAAGACGCGCGTGACCGGCATGGAGAACCTGCCGACCGACAAGCTCGCCGGCGCGATCCTGCTGGTCAAGCACCAGTCCACGCTCGAGACCTTCCTGATGCCCACGCTGATGCCGCATCCGCTGGCCTACGTGTTCAAGAAAGAGCTGATCTACATCCCGTTCTTCGGCTGGGCGATGGCGCGGCTGGACATGATCCACATCGACCGCAGCCAGCGCGCGCAGGCTTTCAACAAGGTGGTGAACCAGGGCCGCAAGCTGCTGGCGCAGGGCATCTGGATCATCATGTTCCCCGAAGGCACGCGCATTCCGCGCGGCCAGAAGGGCACCTACAAGAGCGGCGGCACGCGCCTGGCCTGCGAGACCGGCGTGCCGGTGATTCCCATCGCCGTCACCTCGGCCAAGGTGTGGCCGCGCAAGGCCTTCATCAAGCGTCCGGGCGTGGTCGACGTGTCCATCGGCCCGGCCATCTCGAGCGTCGGCCGCAAGCCCGACGAGCTGATGCGCGAAGTCGAAGCCTGGATCGAGGCCGAGATGCGCCGCCTCGACCCCGAGGCCTATCGCGACAGCCCGCCGCAGCTGCAGCAAGAAGCGACGAGCTGA
- a CDS encoding phosphatase PAP2 family protein, giving the protein MPVDHAALTALGERIGANAWPGFLFLLLALALVAGVAAWGFEHLRRRHAAQPDPGARLLFGGLAVGLVAVIVLAWGFAEVASELGDGRPMGLLDEAISHAMGAQTPPGVRHVFSWLTPFGDAAFMGLLGLAVAALLWLRGHRGFAVGWLAAIAGNAVLNETLKHIFERARPVHDFGIAQVSGYSFPSGHSSGSMVLYGMLGYLGLRMLPPRWRVPSVMAATVVVVTVACSRLFLRAHYPSDVLAGLCSGGAWLAICIASIEYARHHRGTR; this is encoded by the coding sequence ATGCCCGTTGATCACGCCGCATTGACCGCCCTGGGCGAACGCATCGGTGCCAATGCCTGGCCCGGTTTTCTGTTTTTATTGCTGGCGCTGGCATTGGTGGCCGGCGTCGCGGCCTGGGGCTTCGAGCACCTGCGCCGCCGGCATGCGGCCCAGCCCGACCCGGGCGCCCGCCTCCTGTTCGGCGGGCTGGCGGTCGGCCTCGTGGCGGTGATCGTGCTGGCCTGGGGCTTTGCCGAGGTGGCGTCCGAGCTGGGCGACGGCCGCCCCATGGGCCTGCTGGACGAGGCGATCAGCCACGCGATGGGCGCGCAGACCCCGCCGGGCGTGCGCCATGTGTTCTCCTGGCTGACCCCTTTCGGCGACGCGGCCTTCATGGGGCTGCTGGGCCTGGCGGTCGCGGCCCTGCTGTGGCTGCGCGGCCACCGCGGCTTCGCGGTCGGTTGGCTGGCGGCGATCGCCGGCAACGCGGTGCTGAACGAGACGCTCAAGCACATCTTCGAGCGCGCGAGGCCGGTGCACGACTTCGGCATCGCGCAGGTCTCGGGCTATTCGTTTCCGAGCGGCCACAGCTCGGGCTCGATGGTGCTCTACGGCATGCTGGGCTACCTGGGGCTGCGCATGCTGCCGCCGCGCTGGCGGGTGCCGTCGGTGATGGCCGCCACGGTGGTGGTGGTCACGGTGGCGTGCAGCCGCCTCTTCCTGCGGGCGCACTACCCGAGCGACGTGCTCGCGGGGCTGTGCTCGGGCGGCGCGTGGCTGGCGATCTGCATCGCGAGCATCGAATACGCGCGGCACCATCGCGGCACGCGCTGA
- a CDS encoding TetR family transcriptional regulator C-terminal domain-containing protein, with product MNAESAATLPVPTAANAAQEMPAPDGPLSRARPGRERIMAAIRTAAVTEFSLHGLKGTSTQAIAARAGLTKPQLHYYIVGKEELYEELLMQVLHAWKVVFSFEDASDPATVLGDYIRKKLDHAIDSPEMSRIFTREILDGGRNLDRYWPNARAWTQKKVDIINGWIARGQMRPLDARILLMHIWAMTQSYADYAIQTRVMLGLPPDAPIEREPIARELVTFVLGGCGIKA from the coding sequence ATGAACGCCGAATCCGCCGCCACCCTCCCCGTCCCGACCGCCGCGAACGCCGCCCAGGAAATGCCCGCGCCCGACGGCCCGCTGTCGCGCGCGCGCCCGGGCCGCGAACGCATCATGGCGGCCATCCGAACGGCCGCGGTCACGGAGTTCAGCCTGCACGGGCTCAAGGGCACGTCCACCCAGGCCATCGCGGCGCGCGCGGGCCTGACCAAGCCCCAGCTGCACTACTACATCGTGGGCAAGGAAGAGCTCTACGAAGAGCTGCTGATGCAGGTGCTGCATGCGTGGAAGGTGGTGTTCTCCTTCGAGGACGCGAGCGACCCTGCCACCGTGCTGGGCGACTACATCCGCAAGAAGCTGGACCACGCGATCGACAGCCCCGAGATGTCGCGCATCTTCACGCGCGAGATTCTCGACGGCGGGCGCAACCTCGACCGCTACTGGCCCAACGCACGTGCGTGGACGCAGAAGAAGGTCGACATCATCAACGGCTGGATCGCGCGCGGGCAGATGCGCCCGCTCGATGCGCGCATTTTGCTGATGCACATCTGGGCCATGACCCAGAGCTACGCCGACTACGCGATCCAGACGCGCGTGATGCTCGGCCTGCCGCCCGACGCGCCGATCGAGCGCGAACCGATCGCGCGCGAGCTCGTGACCTTCGTGTTGGGCGGCTGCGGCATCAAGGCCTAG
- a CDS encoding asparaginase, which yields MYLSPRFRAFAAGAALMAASAFAQAQQALPNVVILATGGTIAGAGASAVNSATYAAAKVGVEKLIAGLPELSKVANVRGEQVFQVASESLTNDNLLTLAKRVSALSKQSDVDGIVITHGTDTLEETAYFLTLTVHTSKPIVVVGSMRPGTALSADGALNLYDAVNVAGSKDAMGKGVLVTMNDNIDSGRDVSKNVNIKTNAFSSQWGPLGMIVEGKNYWFRAPVKRHTMNSEFNIDSINALPPVEIAMGYEGVSSIAIDAIAKSGAKALIHGGTGNGSVADRIVPNLQKARADGVIVIRSSRVPDGFVIRNAEQPDDKYDWVVAHDLRPQKARILAMVALTKTSDTKELQRIFWEY from the coding sequence ATGTATCTTTCCCCCCGTTTCAGGGCCTTCGCGGCCGGCGCGGCGTTGATGGCGGCCAGTGCATTCGCGCAGGCACAGCAGGCGCTCCCCAATGTGGTGATCCTGGCCACCGGCGGCACCATTGCGGGTGCCGGTGCATCGGCCGTCAACAGCGCCACCTACGCAGCCGCCAAGGTCGGCGTCGAGAAGCTCATCGCAGGCCTGCCGGAGCTCTCCAAGGTGGCCAACGTGCGCGGCGAACAGGTGTTCCAGGTCGCATCGGAGAGCCTCACCAACGACAACCTGCTGACGCTGGCCAAGCGCGTGTCGGCGCTGTCGAAGCAGTCGGACGTGGACGGCATCGTCATCACCCACGGCACCGACACGCTCGAGGAAACCGCCTACTTCCTGACGCTCACCGTGCACACCAGCAAGCCGATCGTGGTGGTCGGCTCGATGCGCCCGGGCACCGCGCTGTCGGCCGACGGCGCGCTCAACCTGTACGACGCCGTGAACGTGGCGGGCAGCAAGGACGCCATGGGCAAGGGCGTGCTGGTGACGATGAACGACAACATCGACAGCGGCCGCGACGTGAGCAAGAACGTCAACATCAAGACCAACGCCTTCTCCAGCCAGTGGGGCCCGCTGGGCATGATCGTCGAGGGCAAGAACTACTGGTTCCGTGCGCCGGTCAAGCGCCACACCATGAACTCGGAGTTCAACATCGACAGCATCAACGCGCTGCCGCCGGTCGAGATCGCGATGGGCTACGAGGGCGTGTCGTCCATCGCCATCGACGCCATTGCCAAGAGCGGCGCCAAGGCGCTGATCCACGGCGGCACCGGCAACGGCTCGGTGGCCGACCGCATCGTGCCGAACCTGCAGAAGGCGCGCGCCGACGGCGTGATCGTGATCCGCAGCTCGCGCGTGCCCGACGGCTTCGTGATCCGCAACGCAGAGCAGCCCGATGACAAGTACGACTGGGTGGTGGCGCACGACCTGCGTCCGCAGAAGGCGCGCATCCTGGCGATGGTCGCCCTGACCAAGACCAGCGACACCAAGGAACTCCAGCGTATCTTCTGGGAGTACTGA
- a CDS encoding DUF6036 family nucleotidyltransferase, which yields MRRGKAHMQRSEAEHVLRAAAAIAQEQSFVVIGSQALLFLLPDAPQSLLVSRELDLYPALHPEKSDLIDGAIGALSSFDDTFGYHADGVGPETAVMPVDWMQRASLHYVGELTVVCPELHDLTLSKCVAGREKDADFVRELLRLELVSPVVLRERAALLDAAKYPVAQIGDWIERRRIEAGVHS from the coding sequence GTGCGGCGCGGCAAGGCGCACATGCAGCGTAGCGAAGCGGAACATGTGCTGCGCGCGGCGGCGGCGATTGCGCAGGAGCAGTCGTTTGTCGTGATCGGCAGCCAGGCGCTGCTCTTCCTGTTGCCGGATGCGCCGCAGAGCCTGCTGGTTTCGCGCGAACTCGATCTCTATCCGGCGCTGCATCCCGAGAAGTCGGACCTGATCGACGGCGCCATCGGCGCGTTGTCGAGCTTCGACGACACCTTCGGCTATCACGCGGACGGCGTGGGCCCGGAAACGGCGGTGATGCCGGTCGACTGGATGCAGCGCGCCAGCCTTCACTATGTCGGTGAGCTGACGGTGGTGTGTCCGGAGCTGCACGACCTGACGTTGTCCAAGTGCGTGGCGGGACGCGAGAAAGACGCCGATTTCGTGCGCGAGTTGCTCAGGCTCGAGCTGGTGTCGCCGGTGGTCTTGCGCGAGCGCGCCGCGTTGCTGGATGCGGCGAAATACCCGGTGGCGCAAATTGGCGACTGGATCGAACGGCGTCGCATCGAAGCGGGAGTGCATTCATGA
- the glyS gene encoding glycine--tRNA ligase subunit beta, whose amino-acid sequence MTKNPLLVELFVEELPPKALKKLGDAFAGVLRDQLVAQGLADAGSVLTPYASPRRLAAHLTHVAERAADKAVSQKLMPVAVGLDASGQPTPALLKRLGALGADASAVPGLKRAMDGKAEALFYESTAKGATLAEGLQKALAEAIAKLPIPKVMSYQLESGCELPGWSSVSFVRPAHGLVALHGDTVVPIEALGLKAGRDTHGHRFEAAVDPVVLRNADSYALQLQEEGAVIAGFEARRAEIARQLAAAAVKVGGGSVPIHDDALLDEVTALVERPNVLVCSFEREFLEVPQECLILTMKANQKYFPLLDASSKLTNKFLVVSNISPADASAVIEGNERVVRPRLADAKFFFDQDRKKSLASRVESLGKVVYHNKLGTQGERVERVMRIARGIAQKLGDSALAAQATQAAQLAKADLVTDMVGEFPELQGTMGRYYALHDGLDVAVADAIEDHYKPRFAGDELPRNSVGLVVALADKLETLVGMFGIGNLPTGDRDPFALRRHALGVIRMLIEKDLPLGLDALLQDAAAQFKDIPGFESSKATVELQDFILDRLAGSLREQGASAQEVDAVLAPRPQRLGEVPKLLAAVRAFAALPAAAALAAANKRIGNILKKAPEADAHVSELLLQEPAEKALHAAMAQVVPAANAQFEAGDYTASLQTLAALREPVDAFFDGVMVNAEQADLRLNRLGLLMSLHAAMNRVAQLERLAV is encoded by the coding sequence ATGACGAAGAATCCCCTGCTGGTTGAACTGTTTGTCGAAGAACTGCCGCCCAAGGCGCTGAAAAAGCTCGGCGACGCCTTTGCGGGCGTGCTGCGCGACCAACTGGTGGCGCAAGGCCTGGCCGATGCCGGCTCGGTGCTCACGCCGTACGCCTCGCCGCGCCGCCTGGCCGCGCACCTCACGCACGTGGCGGAGCGCGCCGCCGACAAGGCCGTGTCGCAAAAGCTCATGCCCGTGGCCGTGGGCCTCGACGCCTCCGGCCAGCCCACGCCCGCGCTGCTCAAGCGCCTGGGTGCGCTGGGCGCCGACGCCTCGGCCGTGCCCGGTCTCAAGCGCGCGATGGACGGCAAGGCCGAAGCCCTGTTCTACGAAAGCACCGCCAAGGGCGCCACGCTGGCCGAAGGCCTGCAGAAGGCGCTGGCCGAGGCCATCGCCAAGCTGCCGATTCCCAAGGTCATGAGCTACCAGCTCGAAAGCGGCTGCGAGCTGCCGGGCTGGAGCAGCGTGAGCTTCGTGCGCCCGGCGCACGGCCTGGTGGCGCTGCACGGCGACACCGTGGTGCCCATCGAGGCGCTGGGCCTGAAGGCCGGCCGCGACACCCACGGCCACCGCTTCGAGGCGGCGGTCGATCCGGTCGTGCTGCGCAACGCCGACAGCTACGCGCTGCAGCTGCAGGAAGAAGGCGCCGTCATTGCCGGCTTCGAGGCCCGCCGCGCCGAAATCGCGCGCCAGCTGGCCGCCGCGGCAGTGAAGGTCGGCGGCGGCTCGGTGCCCATCCACGACGACGCGCTGCTCGACGAAGTGACCGCGCTGGTCGAGCGCCCCAACGTGCTGGTCTGCAGCTTCGAGCGCGAGTTCCTCGAAGTGCCGCAGGAATGCCTGATCCTCACGATGAAGGCCAACCAGAAGTACTTCCCGCTGCTCGACGCATCGAGCAAGCTCACCAACAAGTTCCTGGTCGTCAGCAACATCAGCCCCGCCGACGCGAGCGCGGTGATCGAAGGCAACGAGCGCGTGGTGCGCCCGCGCCTGGCCGACGCCAAGTTCTTCTTCGACCAGGACCGCAAGAAATCGCTGGCCTCGCGCGTCGAATCGCTGGGCAAGGTGGTCTATCACAACAAGCTGGGCACGCAGGGCGAGCGCGTGGAGCGCGTGATGCGCATCGCGCGCGGCATCGCGCAAAAGCTGGGCGATTCGGCGCTGGCCGCGCAAGCCACCCAGGCCGCGCAACTGGCCAAGGCCGACCTCGTGACGGACATGGTCGGCGAGTTCCCCGAGCTGCAGGGCACCATGGGCCGCTATTACGCGCTGCATGACGGGCTCGATGTGGCGGTGGCCGACGCCATCGAAGACCACTACAAGCCGCGCTTTGCCGGCGACGAGCTGCCGCGCAACAGCGTGGGCCTGGTGGTCGCGCTGGCCGACAAGCTGGAAACGCTGGTCGGCATGTTCGGCATCGGCAACCTGCCCACCGGCGACCGCGACCCGTTCGCGCTGCGCCGCCATGCGCTCGGCGTGATCCGCATGCTGATCGAAAAAGACCTGCCGCTGGGGCTCGATGCCCTGTTGCAGGACGCCGCCGCGCAGTTCAAGGATATTCCCGGCTTCGAGAGCAGCAAGGCCACGGTCGAGCTGCAGGACTTCATCCTCGATCGCCTTGCCGGCAGCCTGCGCGAGCAGGGCGCCAGCGCGCAAGAGGTCGATGCCGTGCTGGCACCGCGCCCGCAGCGCCTTGGCGAAGTGCCCAAGCTGCTGGCCGCGGTGCGCGCCTTTGCCGCCTTGCCCGCCGCCGCCGCCCTGGCCGCCGCGAACAAGCGCATCGGCAACATCCTCAAGAAGGCCCCCGAGGCCGACGCGCACGTCAGCGAACTGCTGCTGCAGGAGCCCGCTGAGAAGGCGCTTCACGCGGCCATGGCGCAGGTCGTGCCCGCCGCCAACGCGCAGTTCGAAGCCGGCGACTACACCGCCTCGCTGCAGACGCTGGCCGCGCTGCGCGAGCCGGTCGACGCCTTCTTCGACGGCGTGATGGTCAACGCCGAACAGGCCGACCTGCGGTTGAACCGGCTGGGCCTGCTGATGTCGCTGCACGCCGCGATGAACCGGGTGGCGCAGCTCGAGCGGCTGGCTGTCTGA
- a CDS encoding M48 family metallopeptidase — MGGLLRFTLDLFEGLGSEFAPRAPAPKPPRRAKKPAGPVAAPTPVVPAAPPAFVAPRDLVPAPPAVPLADTLTLASFAHPQATREIVLGSARVAYEFKRGNRKTIGFLVGAEGLSVRAPRWVALRDVDAAIREKSDWILRKLAETQQRHARVEATRIEWRDGAEFPFLGEPVVIRLDPKHGFASVGGTLDDKEGDGPRVLRLAVAQNAEPSQIRDAAQAWLTRQARKLFIERLDHFAPLLGVRWQKLSLSNAATRWGSASADGSIRLNWRLIHFRMPVIDYVVAHELAHLRVMDHSHRFWETVESVVPDYDQLRRQLKDEAVPRWS, encoded by the coding sequence ATGGGGGGCTTGCTGCGGTTCACGCTGGACCTGTTCGAGGGACTGGGGAGCGAGTTCGCCCCCCGCGCGCCGGCACCCAAGCCGCCGCGCCGAGCGAAGAAGCCCGCCGGCCCCGTGGCCGCGCCTACGCCCGTCGTTCCCGCCGCGCCGCCTGCGTTCGTGGCGCCGCGCGACCTGGTGCCTGCGCCCCCGGCCGTGCCACTGGCCGACACCCTGACGCTCGCCAGCTTCGCGCATCCGCAGGCCACGCGCGAGATCGTGCTCGGCTCGGCGCGGGTGGCTTATGAATTCAAGCGCGGCAACCGCAAGACCATCGGCTTCCTCGTCGGCGCCGAGGGCCTGTCGGTGCGCGCGCCGCGCTGGGTGGCGCTGCGCGATGTCGATGCAGCCATCCGCGAGAAGTCAGACTGGATCCTGCGCAAGCTGGCCGAGACGCAGCAGCGCCATGCGCGCGTCGAGGCCACGCGCATCGAGTGGCGCGACGGCGCGGAGTTTCCGTTCCTGGGCGAGCCGGTGGTGATTCGGCTCGACCCGAAGCACGGCTTTGCCAGTGTCGGCGGCACGCTCGACGACAAGGAAGGCGACGGGCCGCGCGTGCTGCGCCTGGCGGTGGCGCAGAACGCCGAGCCTTCGCAGATCCGCGACGCTGCGCAGGCTTGGCTCACGCGACAGGCGCGCAAGCTCTTCATCGAGCGGCTCGACCACTTCGCGCCGCTCTTGGGCGTGCGCTGGCAGAAACTGTCGCTGTCGAACGCCGCCACGCGCTGGGGCAGCGCGAGCGCCGACGGGTCGATCCGGCTCAATTGGCGGCTGATTCATTTCCGCATGCCGGTGATCGACTACGTGGTCGCGCACGAACTGGCCCACCTGCGCGTGATGGACCATTCGCACCGCTTCTGGGAAACGGTCGAGAGCGTGGTGCCCGACTACGACCAGCTGCGCCGGCAGCTCAAGGACGAAGCGGTTCCCCGCTGGTCCTGA
- a CDS encoding amidohydrolase family protein, with translation MNAPALIDNLRLPRWLLPTDWPLHEGVPVLARLAIEAGRVQSVRPMHAADAPVSQGWWDAAGRLALPGFVDAHTHLDKAFTLPRMKEVRPGLLGAIDAMLADRVHWTPADVRERASRGLQWAWECGTTHVRTHVDWWEPESLPMAWPVMAELAQEWAGRLKLEQVSLIKLPLFEDAAQAMRLAKQVKATGPHALLGGFVHSTNWSENALRNLLVAAQACELDIDLHVDEELNAAAVGLQTTARILREIGYQGRVVCGHICALSAQPEAQAFATLDAVARAPITVVSLPATNLLLQDAVTGRTPRQRGITLVKEARERGIPLLFASDNVQDPFCRLGSFDPVEALGTAALVAQLDEPFDTWSQTLCRGDWLQREPVAGTPTLVGARADLVLFTQADRHGWPSRTADRVVLRDGRVTHGDATPFFPQ, from the coding sequence ATGAACGCGCCCGCGCTGATCGACAACCTGCGGCTGCCGCGCTGGCTGCTGCCGACGGACTGGCCGCTGCACGAGGGCGTGCCGGTGCTGGCGCGCCTCGCGATCGAGGCCGGCCGCGTGCAGTCGGTGCGGCCCATGCACGCCGCCGACGCCCCCGTCTCGCAGGGCTGGTGGGATGCCGCCGGCAGGCTGGCGCTGCCCGGCTTCGTCGATGCCCACACGCACCTGGACAAGGCCTTCACCCTGCCGCGCATGAAAGAGGTGCGGCCCGGCCTGCTCGGCGCCATCGACGCGATGCTGGCCGACCGCGTGCACTGGACGCCCGCCGACGTGCGCGAGCGCGCCTCGCGCGGCCTGCAATGGGCCTGGGAATGCGGCACCACGCATGTGCGCACGCACGTCGACTGGTGGGAACCCGAGTCGCTGCCGATGGCATGGCCGGTGATGGCCGAACTCGCACAGGAATGGGCCGGCAGGCTGAAGCTGGAGCAGGTCAGCCTGATCAAGCTGCCGCTGTTCGAGGACGCGGCGCAGGCGATGCGGCTCGCGAAGCAGGTGAAGGCCACCGGGCCGCATGCGCTGCTCGGCGGCTTCGTGCACTCCACCAACTGGAGCGAGAACGCGCTGCGCAACCTGCTGGTGGCGGCGCAGGCCTGCGAGCTCGACATCGACCTGCATGTGGACGAAGAACTCAACGCCGCCGCGGTCGGCCTGCAGACCACGGCGCGCATCCTGCGCGAGATCGGCTACCAGGGCCGTGTGGTCTGCGGCCACATCTGCGCGCTCTCGGCCCAGCCCGAGGCACAGGCCTTCGCCACGCTCGACGCGGTGGCGCGCGCCCCCATCACCGTGGTGTCGCTGCCCGCCACCAACCTGCTGCTGCAGGACGCCGTCACCGGCCGCACGCCGCGGCAGCGCGGCATCACGCTGGTAAAGGAAGCGCGCGAGCGCGGCATTCCGCTGCTGTTCGCGAGCGACAACGTGCAAGACCCCTTCTGCCGGCTCGGCAGCTTCGACCCCGTCGAGGCGCTGGGCACCGCCGCGCTGGTGGCGCAGCTCGACGAGCCCTTCGACACCTGGTCGCAAACGCTGTGCCGCGGCGACTGGCTGCAGCGCGAGCCGGTGGCCGGCACGCCCACGCTGGTCGGCGCCAGGGCCGATCTCGTGCTGTTCACGCAGGCCGACCGCCACGGCTGGCCTTCGCGCACCGCCGACCGCGTGGTGCTGCGCGACGGCCGCGTGACGCACGGCGACGCGACGCCTTTCTTCCCCCAGTAA
- the gmhB gene encoding D-glycero-beta-D-manno-heptose 1,7-bisphosphate 7-phosphatase, with protein sequence MKLVILDRNGTINVHREDFVKSDIEWTPLPGALEAVARLNHAGWHVVIASNQSGLGRGLFDMASLNAMHAKMHKMLAAVGGRIDAVFYCPHSPDEDCDCRKPKPGLFLQIGDRYGIDLKGIPTAGDSLRDLQAGAAAGCEPHLLLTGMGAACRGVDPLPSEYPANTVVHTDLAAFVDFLLAREARAALQVTV encoded by the coding sequence ATGAAACTCGTCATCCTCGACCGCAACGGCACGATCAACGTGCACCGCGAAGACTTCGTCAAGAGCGACATCGAGTGGACGCCGCTGCCCGGCGCGCTGGAGGCCGTGGCGCGGCTCAACCATGCGGGCTGGCACGTGGTGATCGCGTCGAACCAGTCGGGCCTGGGCCGGGGGCTGTTCGACATGGCCTCGCTCAATGCCATGCACGCCAAGATGCACAAGATGCTCGCGGCGGTGGGCGGCAGGATCGACGCGGTGTTCTATTGCCCGCACAGCCCCGACGAAGACTGCGACTGCCGCAAGCCGAAACCGGGTCTTTTCCTGCAGATCGGCGACCGCTACGGCATCGATCTGAAGGGCATCCCGACCGCGGGCGACAGCCTGCGCGATCTCCAGGCCGGCGCGGCCGCCGGCTGCGAGCCGCACCTTCTGCTCACGGGCATGGGCGCGGCCTGCCGCGGCGTCGATCCGCTGCCTTCCGAATACCCGGCGAACACGGTGGTCCACACCGACCTCGCCGCCTTTGTCGATTTTCTGCTCGCGCGCGAAGCGCGGGCCGCGTTGCAGGTGACTGTCTGA
- a CDS encoding NAD(P)H-dependent oxidoreductase, translated as MRVLVVYCHPVETSFHAALHQEVLKNLRAAGHEVDDCDLYAEGFNPVLSREERLGYHDVPSNRLPLAPYVERLQWAEGIVFCFPTWCFGLPAMLKGYFDRLFMPGVAFDISDPANVKPMLTHIKRISAVVTYGRPRWMAMYMGDPPRKIVTRYMKRLTGQRARVDYHAHYHMNIATEPQLKRFMARVGQAMARFA; from the coding sequence ATGCGCGTGCTCGTCGTCTACTGCCACCCGGTCGAAACCAGCTTCCATGCCGCCTTGCACCAGGAGGTGCTGAAGAACCTGCGCGCCGCCGGGCACGAGGTGGACGACTGCGACCTCTACGCCGAAGGCTTCAACCCGGTGCTGTCGCGCGAGGAACGGCTGGGCTACCACGACGTGCCCTCCAACCGGCTGCCGCTCGCGCCCTACGTGGAGCGGCTGCAGTGGGCCGAAGGCATCGTGTTCTGCTTTCCGACCTGGTGCTTCGGCCTGCCGGCGATGCTCAAGGGCTACTTCGACCGGCTCTTCATGCCGGGCGTGGCCTTCGACATCAGCGACCCGGCCAACGTGAAGCCGATGCTCACGCACATCAAGCGCATCAGCGCCGTGGTCACCTACGGCCGCCCGCGCTGGATGGCGATGTACATGGGCGATCCGCCGCGCAAGATCGTCACGCGCTACATGAAGCGGCTCACCGGCCAGCGGGCCCGGGTGGACTACCACGCCCACTACCACATGAACATCGCGACCGAGCCCCAGCTCAAGCGCTTCATGGCGCGCGTGGGCCAGGCCATGGCGCGCTTCGCATGA
- the glyQ gene encoding glycine--tRNA ligase subunit alpha, with translation MLTFQQIILKLQSYWADKGCALLQPYDMEVGAGTSHTATFLRALGPEPWKAAYVQPSRRPKDGRYGENPNRLQHYYQYQVVLKPAPSNILELYLGSLEALGFDLKKNDIRFVEDDWENPTLGAWGLGWEVWLNGMEVTQFTYFQQVGGIDCKPITGEITYGLERLAMYLQGVDNVYNLTWTEGLSYGDVYKQNEVEQSTYNFEHSDAEFLFTAFNAHEKQAKHLMTEQLALPAYEQVLKAAHSFNLLDARGAISVTERAAYIGRIRNLARSVAQSYYDSRERLGFPMAPREWVAQMPPKKAA, from the coding sequence ATGCTGACCTTCCAACAAATCATTCTCAAACTGCAGTCGTACTGGGCCGACAAGGGCTGTGCGCTGCTGCAACCGTACGACATGGAAGTGGGCGCGGGCACCTCGCACACCGCCACCTTCCTGCGCGCCCTCGGCCCGGAACCCTGGAAAGCCGCCTATGTGCAGCCCAGCCGCCGCCCCAAGGACGGCCGCTACGGCGAGAACCCCAACCGCCTGCAGCACTACTACCAATACCAGGTCGTGCTGAAGCCCGCGCCCTCCAACATCCTCGAGCTCTACCTCGGCAGCCTCGAGGCCCTGGGGTTCGACCTGAAGAAGAACGACATCCGCTTCGTCGAGGACGATTGGGAAAACCCCACGCTCGGCGCCTGGGGCCTGGGCTGGGAAGTCTGGCTCAACGGCATGGAAGTGACGCAATTCACCTATTTCCAGCAGGTCGGCGGCATCGATTGCAAGCCGATCACCGGCGAAATCACCTACGGCCTGGAGCGCCTGGCCATGTACCTGCAGGGCGTGGACAACGTCTACAACCTGACCTGGACCGAGGGCCTGAGCTACGGCGACGTCTACAAGCAGAACGAGGTCGAGCAGTCGACCTACAACTTCGAGCACAGCGACGCCGAGTTCCTCTTCACCGCCTTCAACGCGCACGAAAAGCAGGCCAAGCACCTCATGACCGAGCAGCTCGCGCTGCCGGCCTACGAGCAGGTGCTGAAAGCCGCGCACAGCTTCAACCTGCTCGACGCGCGCGGCGCGATCAGCGTGACCGAACGCGCGGCCTACATCGGCCGCATCCGCAATCTCGCGCGCAGCGTCGCGCAGAGCTACTACGACAGCCGCGAGCGGCTCGGCTTTCCGATGGCCCCGCGCGAATGGGTCGCGCAAATGCCACCGAAGAAGGCGGCCTGA